GGGAATATTGGGCTTGGATGGTAACAAATTATCCGGTAACATTCCAATAATCATTGGCAATCTTACTTTGTTGTCTGAACTAGGTCTATCTAATAATAAATTTGAAGGAAGCATTCCATTTACCATAAGAAATTGCACCCAATTGCAGTTATTAAATTTTTCTAGTAACAGATTGAGTGGTCATATGCCCAATCAAACATTTGGATATCTAAAGGGTTTAATATTTCTTTACTTGAACAACAACTCCTTGACAGGTCCCATTCCTTCAGATTTTGGTAACTTGAAGCAACTTTCTCATTTGAATCTAAGTTTGAATAAGTTGTCAGGTGAAATTCCAAAGGATTTAGCTTCTTGCCTAGAATTGACAAAACTTGAGTTGGGGAGAAACTTCTTCCATGGAGCTATACCTTTGTTCTTGGGCTTATCTTTAAGGTTCCTTGAAATATTAGACCtttctgaaaataatttttcgAGCATAATCCCCTCTAAGCTAGAAAATCTaacatttttgaataatttggaCTTGTCCTTTAACAAACTCTATGGTGAGGTTCCCAAAGGAGGTGTCTTTAGCAATGTTTCATCAATTTCACTAACCGGAAACAAGAACCTTTGTGGAGGAATACCTCAATTGCAACTTCCTCCATGTATTAAGTTACCTGCCAAGAAAcacaaaaaatctttaaaaaagaaACTCGTCATTATTAGCGTAATTGGTGGGTTTGTGATCTCTGTCATAACTTTTATAATTGTTCATTTTCTCACGAGAAAGTCCAAAAGGTTACCATCTTCACCATCTTTGCGAAATGAGAAATTGAGGGTTACTTATGGAGAGCTACATGAAGCAACCAAtggtttttcttcttccaatttgGTAGGAACAGGAAGCTTTGGCTCTGTTTACAAAGGATCTCTTCCTAACTTTCACTACTAGAAAAGTTTCATATACCAACGGAATTTAGAGACAGATTTTATTCCGTCTCTGATAGAGACGGAAGTTGAGACCGAATATAATGAACAGAGACggaattatatttttaacatcAGAGACGGACTTTAGAGACGGATTGTACCGTCACAAAATTATTTTGTCTCCAATTCCGTCTCAAACAggtcaaatttctttttttaattaattaaaaataactttttatccATTCGCTGGGGCCATATCTCATTTTCACAGGCTCCAAAATCGAATTTCACTTGGCTCCAACCCAAGACCCCCAATTTTTTCATCCCTCAACTTCAAATTTCTGCAAAGCCTTAAAATAATCAAACTAAAAATTAGAATCACTtcatcaccaatttcacaaaagcCCTAAAATGGCAATTTCGAATCCCTTCATCTCCAATTACACGCCCTGCAATAGATCCGTACATCTAAGTTCAAATCCCGGTTCGTGTTCATCTCAGTTCTGCTCATTTCAATCCCTTTATATCGTTATGAAGTTCTTGTGGTTGAGgttagtttcttaaaaatttcACTCAATTTCTTTTCATCGATTATCcctatttttatatgattttcatTCATATAACCTAGATAATCATTTCAGCAATCAAGCTTGAGGAGTCCCTTTTGTGGGTTTTGAGGAAAAGAAACCCTAAGCTTAACTAGATTGTTGACTAATTGTTAACTAGATTGGTGACTAAGAACAAATGGATCTTGTTTGTTATTGATTGATTGTCAAAGTCTATCTCTCTAAATCAACTAGATCTCATATTCTGTTTCGTCTCACGACACATGGTTTCACCATTCTCATATTCTGTTATCTGGTTtacatttatttgatttgttgttggttgaacaCAAACTGTTTGATAAATGTTCTCtaagtgattatttgatttgttgtttgttgaacACAGATCGATTGATAGATATACCCCTTTAGGATGAATCTTTGTTATTGCAAGATTAGAACTATAATTCGTAGTTTGAACAAACCTACATTTATGCAGTGAAAATGATTCATATTTGATTGCGGAAGTTGGTCAATGATTGTTAATTCAAAGTTTTCTATACTTGCTTATTGTAAAAGAGTAAATGCGTCTTGTGACTTAAATTGGTGAACAAGAGAAGAGTGGATACATGGCTGAACTAGGCATTCAGACCACCTCTTAAGATTTAGTTTAATCATTATTCTTTTGtaattattatgcattgttataatttaatttcatactTAATTCCAATCTTTTTTATATTGCAAATTACATATATTGATTACTTGCCTTTTACATGAAGCGGGTAAGGGAATGACTTCAAGATGGCATCTTTGCCTCTTGCATTTGCCGCGAAGTTACAATCTTTTAGTCATGTTTGGTAAATTTGAGAAACTTTCCTTGCATATTgattttttgaggtaagtgtggCTGCTATAATGTTCCATATATGAGTTCTCCTTTGTGATATGCTCTGAAATTTTTAGTAATGGttccatttttatttgtgaTTCTTTCACATCTTGTAGgtatttctttttatgtttcaaTGGAATTGTTGGCAATTGGCATTGACTTCATTCTCCCAAGGAGATAGAAAAGGCATGGCTTTGTTCTAGCAAGgagataaatttttttaaggtaataTCTATCCTAAGATTAAGTTCTTTCTATGGAATCTACTGTTTTCATATAATCCCATTTTTCATATAACTTCTAAGTTTAACTCAAATTAATATTCATTGTACAAATCACTATGTTACTCCTATGGTTTTTTTCCTTAGTACTAGTACTTACTATAAATTGGTATTTCATATTTACATGTTGCAGACTATTGCTTCAGCAATGGCTATATTAACGACATTATTTCGCATCCCTACAAGTTCGACGGAGTAGACATAGCTTTGCACTATGTGTCTTTTCTAAGGCTGTGATATTTTATGATTCTCATTTGTGTAACTCTTCTTTCTCTGTAGTTATATGTTCTACCTTTTTCTCATAGTCTCctcattttttggtttttactTGGTTACCAAATAATATTAGGGAGGGTAAAATTTTTGTGAttctaatattttgtttacCACATTTCTATCTTACATGTTATCATAATTTAATCTGAAAATGTTCtggttttggtttattttttcattcaGGGCAATTAGTGGTAAAATAAATAGAGACACACTCTGCCTCCTTATGAAGGTTCACGGGGTAAGCTAAAACTCATAAATTTAATGGTTTGCTCCTCTATTTTAGATCAACATagttatttttccactttaaatAGGCTTGATACTTTTTATGTGTCTACTTACACTGAATCTCTGATGGGGATCTTACTTCATCAAACCAATATTGTCTTTATCAAAGAAAATTTAATGTTATAGTTGAGAAAGATATCAGttaaaattacatatatttGCTTCCTTTCTTGTACAGTGGTTTAGACACACTTTACTTACCATTTGTGAATATGATGCAAGGGGGAAACCATTACTCTTAAGTCTCTACTAGAATTaccattaaataattattgttaatgAGAGAGTTAGTTAATTTGGTTAGTTGGATCAACATAGTTAGAAGAAATAAGGCATGTTGTTTAATAGGGAGATTGTCTTGTCATGTTGGTGTTTATAGGCTAGAGAGGTACAGACCATTGAAGTTCAACATTATTGTCTATGTTCCCTCTAATAACACACCAAGCTTATATCAACCGGTAGCTGTGGCCTGTTGGCAATGTGTATTGaaggattaattttttttttttaacggtttAGACTTATAAAAAATCAAGAAGCACATTCTTTGATAATTGAATAGCTAAGGAAAGAGATTGCAAATATTAGGAGAAAACTGAAGGAAGAACATTTTATGTTTCAAGTAAGGGAATGAGATTTTTCTAGTTCAATTATCATATTTTTCTGTCTTATTTTTCtagttcaattttaaatttttaaagtgAATGGATGCATAATGATGATGTTGGTGCATGCATCAGCAACCTAACTTCTAGAGCCTTACCATATTCATACGTGTGCTAGTTGTCTTTGTTCAATTCTTTGAATTTCCTTATTTTTTCTCTATATATTTGTTCCCTCTAAACTACCTTAATTGGTGCAGGCTTTTTTTGTTCAGATTTATAAGGCCAGAGAATATTCCTCTTGAATATGGAGGATTGATTCAACCCACAGATTTTAAGAATGGTCCCCCTCAACCATCTTTTAAGTTATAACTGTTGAAGGAGGATAAAAAGCTAACATACAAATAGAAGGAATTGAGGTTACAAGTATAGGTTTAGTGTTTAAGTATAATTTTGTACCTTTGTCTTTCTAATTTATGCTTCTAGGTAtaactatatataattttgtaatttatgcTTTTTAGTGTATGATATTAACTCTATTATTGTGGTATGAGaccaacatatattttaaattttgcagGTTGGTGGAAGTTATACCTTTTCAGCTTAGGTGTTATTCTGAAGCATATGTCAAGAGCTTGAGATAATAATAATGACAATGAAGGAGGGGACACAATAACACaaatttggagtttggaaagttttagatttattatcgtattaatattattattaggtaATGGTTAGTTGCAAACTGCGTGTATTTTTTTTCGAGAACTTTTCTCATGACTGTTAACTAACATTAATATGTAGATCAAAATTTGTGTCTTTTCAAATAGTGAATAGCATAAAATACTAAAttcagtcttttttttttttaaataattaaattagagaCGGAATTTATAATCTGTCTCTATTGTCACGGAATAATCCAAGCCACAGAGACGGAATTTTGTTTCTCATAATCCAACTTTAGAGACGGAATTAATAATGTTGTGACAGAATGTTTCTGTCTCTATTAGAGACGGAATCACTAAATCCGTCTCTAATTACTTTAGAGACGAGTAAAACAGCCACGGATCTATTTCcgtctctaattccgtcaccaAAGTGGTTAGAGACGGATTTTTAGCTTTTTCGAGACAGATTTAGCCCGTCTCTGTATtgaatttttctagtagtgtttgAAAGACCTATTGTTGTAAAGGTGTTGAATCTTGAAACACGTGAAGCAACAAAGAGTTTCATGGCGGAATGCAATGCTTTAAGAAAGATGAGGCACCGTAATCTTGTCAAAATCCTAACGTGTTGTTCAAGTGTTGATTATAATGGTGAAGAGTTCAAGGCTATTGTTTTTGAGTTAATGCCTAATGGGAATCTAGAAAAGTTTTTGCATGATAACGAAGGGTCTGAAAATCATAATCTCAACCTCACACAAAGGTTAGACATTGCTCTTGATGTAGCTCATGCACTTGATTATCTTCACAATGAGACAGAGCAAGCTGTAGTTCACTGTGATCTTAAGCCGAGCAACGTTCTTCTTGACGATGACTTTGTAGCCCACTTGGGAGACTTTGGCTTGGCTAGGCTCATTCTTGGAACCACAGAGCATTCAAGTAAAGATCAAGTTATTTTTTCTACAATTAAAGGAACTATAGGATATATTCCTCCTGGTAAAGCTCTTATCTTATATCCATTTTTAGTTAGCACCCTTAAGAAAATTGGTAGTgctgatttattattatttatatcaGATATGACCCTCAATGTTTTATGATCTATGtgttaaaatttgatatatttttcctaaatagttgtttgttgttgtttgaaaagAGTACGGAGAAGGTGTTCCAGTATCACCACGGGGAGATATCTACAGCTTTGGGATTCTTCTACTAGAGATGTTCACTGCAAAGAGACCAACAAATAACAACTTTTCTGAGAGTCTAAGTCTACATGAATTCTGCAAAATGAAAATTTCAGAAGGAATCCTTGAGATAGTAGATTCACATTTGCTTTTACCATTTGCTGAAGATGAGACAGGGATTGTGGAAAACAAGATTAGGAATTGTTTGGTGATGTTTGCTAGAATCGGAGTTGCATGCTCTGACGAGTTTCCTGCTCATCGAATGTTGATAAAAGATGTTATCGTTAAGTTgcttgaaataaaaaagaagttgCCTTGCTAGAAGCTATTACTACTGTACGATAAGAAAATAATTGTGTTTAATACAAGAGAGCTTGACTTGTCTTGTATCCACGAActgtgttttgttgttgttgttgatgtcgtTGTTGCTGCGTTACTTCGAATTATAATTTCTATGTATTGGTATAATAATTTGTGTTTGTAGTCAGTGTATTGAATGCATGGTATTGTTTGGAAATATTGTTAGTTAATATGCAAgtaattttggttttagtttctAAAGTTAATTTGATGTCTTGCATGTTTGTCTGATTCCAAAATTCAGCCTTAACCAAAAACGAAACCTTGACATAATAGCTATACTTGGGTAGAAGAGGTGAATTGAATCAATGGCGATAACTCACTATCTAACTTCAGTGGCTTTTACCGAAGTAGGGTTTGCGATAACTCATAATGTTTGCCTTAATTTTGTTCTACTACTCACTCACCTCTGCTATAACTTTCCTTGATTGTTTGACATTGaaggtatatttttttattcatggaGTCATGTTCAAGTCTTCTATTGATTCATAGGTATATATATTCACATCACTTTAACTAACGTCCTGGAtcttttcctcaaaaaaaactTCCTGGATCTTACTTGGCCATCAAACTTTCTCTCACCATTAGTAAGCACTTAATGTTGTTACTCATCTGACATACGACCTGCTAGACTAATTTCTTTTAGACCTGAGTATGACCTTTTAAAGGTTTGATATTGTCTGCTAGACTTATTAAAAGTCTATTTCATttgaacatcttta
Above is a genomic segment from Medicago truncatula cultivar Jemalong A17 chromosome 5, MtrunA17r5.0-ANR, whole genome shotgun sequence containing:
- the LOC11406710 gene encoding probable LRR receptor-like serine/threonine-protein kinase At3g47570 yields the protein MFLSLLETESLNPSLITLETMFERPIVVKVLNLETREATKSFMAECNALRKMRHRNLVKILTCCSSVDYNGEEFKAIVFELMPNGNLEKFLHDNEGSENHNLNLTQRLDIALDVAHALDYLHNETEQAVVHCDLKPSNVLLDDDFVAHLGDFGLARLILGTTEHSSKDQVIFSTIKGTIGYIPPGKALILYPFLVSTLKKIEYGEGVPVSPRGDIYSFGILLLEMFTAKRPTNNNFSESLSLHEFCKMKISEGILEIVDSHLLLPFAEDETGIVENKIRNCLVMFARIGVACSDEFPAHRMLIKDVIVKLLEIKKKLPC
- the LOC120580689 gene encoding receptor kinase-like protein Xa21, which codes for MPQLSAIYASSNNFGGALPNLIGNFSTHLGLFYIDNNKIYGVIPERIEQLIGLIDLTIGYNFFEGTIPDSIGKLKNLGILGLDGNKLSGNIPIIIGNLTLLSELGLSNNKFEGSIPFTIRNCTQLQLLNFSSNRLSGHMPNQTFGYLKGLIFLYLNNNSLTGPIPSDFGNLKQLSHLNLSLNKLSGEIPKDLASCLELTKLELGRNFFHGAIPLFLGLSLRFLEILDLSENNFSSIIPSKLENLTFLNNLDLSFNKLYGEVPKGGVFSNVSSISLTGNKNLCGGIPQLQLPPCIKLPAKKHKKSLKKKLVIISVIGGFVISVITFIIVHFLTRKSKRLPSSPSLRNEKLRVTYGELHEATNGFSSSNLVGTGSFGSVYKGSLPNFHY